The Pseudanabaena galeata CCNP1313 genome includes a region encoding these proteins:
- a CDS encoding Rpn family recombination-promoting nuclease/putative transposase, giving the protein MIDNVCKFLAESYSTDFASWLLGKPITLTKIEQSELSVEPIRADSVIFLESTEIILHIEFQTEPNQNIPFRMTDYRLRLYRKYPERKVHQVVIYLSPSRSHLVHETTFNLGELIHNFNVIRLWEQPTAIFQQYQGLLPFATLSQTSAPEETLRQVARQIENIADKQLQSNVAASTAIISGIALSKEIIKRLLRSDIMKESVIYQEILHEGLAEGEARGLAKGKAEGLAKGKAEGLVKGKAEERNQIALNMLLSNISVDVVAQLTGLTAKQVQKLQKLSNKKSQKPKK; this is encoded by the coding sequence ATGATCGATAACGTTTGTAAATTCCTCGCAGAAAGCTACTCCACCGACTTTGCCAGTTGGCTACTAGGCAAACCCATCACCCTAACCAAAATCGAACAATCCGAACTCTCAGTCGAGCCAATTCGTGCCGACTCCGTAATATTTCTCGAATCAACCGAAATCATCCTACACATCGAATTTCAGACCGAACCCAATCAAAATATCCCCTTCCGCATGACTGACTACCGACTGCGACTATATCGTAAATATCCCGAACGCAAAGTTCATCAAGTCGTCATCTATCTCAGCCCCTCGCGATCGCACCTAGTCCATGAAACCACCTTCAACCTTGGCGAGCTAATCCATAACTTCAACGTGATCAGACTATGGGAACAACCAACAGCAATATTTCAGCAATATCAAGGACTATTACCCTTTGCCACCCTATCTCAAACCAGCGCCCCCGAAGAAACCTTAAGACAAGTGGCAAGGCAAATCGAAAATATTGCCGATAAACAACTCCAAAGTAACGTCGCCGCCTCGACCGCTATAATATCTGGTATAGCCCTCAGCAAAGAAATCATCAAAAGATTACTCAGGAGCGACATCATGAAAGAATCAGTAATTTATCAAGAAATATTACATGAAGGTTTAGCTGAAGGTGAAGCTAGAGGCTTAGCGAAAGGTAAAGCTGAAGGTTTAGCGAAAGGTAAAGCTGAAGGTTTAGTGAAAGGCAAAGCTGAAGAAAGAAATCAAATTGCCCTAAATATGCTGCTTTCTAACATTTCTGTAGATGTCGTGGCACAACTGACTGGACTAACCGCTAAGCAAGTGCAAAAGCTACAAAAGCTATCTAATAAAAAGTCTCAGAAGCCAAAAAAGTAA
- a CDS encoding CHAT domain-containing protein, with translation MNKAISIAMLTFLACGQVQIVMSESVQAQTIQDRKAEADRLFNQGNQQFQISQFEAAFQSWQQALTIYREIKDRRGEGASLGNLGIAYDSLGNYDKAIEYQLQRLAIARELKDRLGEGRSLGNLGNAYDALGKYDKAIEFHLQALTVLQELRDRQGEGTVLGNLGTAYQNFGKSNKAIEFHLQSLAIAREIKDRRGEGQSLGNLGIAYQNLGKYDKAIEFHRQSLVILQELKDRQGEGSVLRNLGNAYRNLGKYDKAIEYQLQSLAIAREIKDRRSEGQSLGNLGNAYRSLGKYDKAIEVHLQSLAIDQEIKDRRGEGQSLGNLGITYSFLGKYDKAIEFHLRSLAIKREIKDRLGEGRSLGNLGISYYSLGKYDKAIEFHLQRLAIAQEIKDRLGEGQSLGNLGNTYDSLDKYDKAIEFHLRSLAIKREIKDRSGEMGGLNNLAVTYKKLNRDQEAMISYQQALTIAREIRDRSVEGLTLANIGNLSSKANHLELAIVFYKQSINVREAIRKDIRKLDKDIQQSYLETISSSYKRLADLLIQQDRIIEALQVLDLLKVQELEDYFKNIKGSDRSAQGVRLLETEKAISDKLLAVSFENSPQISSQLAKQIQQLPKSEINKVPDYLQKIPQGTALLYPLILGDRLEIILFSPNTIPISRTVKISQKELETLVIDFRAALIDAGSEDVQEPATQLYQLLIKPIEAELVQAKTTTILYAPDGILRYIPIAALYDGKQWLAEKYRISNLIAYSLFDFSAQPKNSPKILAGAFGGKAGEKKFGQTALPATIREVQAIANSFNNSVTLIEDQFSRQAIESKFKNHNILHLATHAEFNIGVPDNSFIIFGNGDKIRLNEITDWQIPNIDLIVLSACQTGVGKLGDGVEILGFGYQVQKAGAKQAIASLWKVDDAGTQALMSAFYGELQKGDVTVTEALRRAQIALIKSPQYNHPNYWSAFFAIGNGL, from the coding sequence ATGAATAAGGCGATCAGTATTGCGATGTTGACTTTTTTGGCTTGTGGACAAGTGCAGATAGTGATGAGTGAAAGCGTCCAAGCACAGACAATACAAGACCGTAAAGCAGAGGCAGATCGGCTGTTCAACCAAGGGAATCAGCAATTTCAAATCAGCCAGTTTGAAGCGGCATTTCAGTCATGGCAGCAAGCATTAACAATCTATCGGGAAATTAAAGACCGTCGCGGGGAGGGTGCATCGCTGGGAAATCTGGGAATCGCTTACGATTCTCTCGGCAATTATGACAAAGCAATCGAATATCAATTGCAAAGATTAGCGATCGCACGAGAACTCAAAGATCGTCTCGGAGAGGGGCGGTCGCTGGGAAATCTGGGCAACGCTTACGATGCTCTTGGTAAGTATGACAAAGCGATTGAGTTCCATCTGCAAGCTCTAACAGTATTACAGGAACTTAGAGATCGTCAAGGAGAGGGGACTGTGCTAGGAAATTTGGGAACCGCTTACCAAAACTTTGGCAAATCTAACAAAGCAATCGAATTCCATCTGCAAAGCTTAGCGATCGCGCGGGAAATTAAAGACCGTCGGGGGGAGGGGCAATCGCTAGGAAATCTGGGAATCGCTTACCAAAACCTTGGCAAATATGACAAGGCGATCGAGTTCCATAGGCAAAGCTTAGTAATACTACAGGAACTCAAAGATCGTCAAGGAGAGGGGAGTGTGTTGAGAAATTTGGGAAATGCATACCGAAACCTTGGCAAATATGACAAAGCGATCGAATATCAACTGCAAAGCTTAGCGATTGCGCGGGAAATTAAAGACCGTCGTAGTGAGGGGCAATCGTTGGGAAATCTGGGTAACGCATACCGAAGTCTTGGCAAATATGACAAAGCGATCGAGGTTCATTTGCAAAGCTTAGCAATTGATCAGGAAATCAAAGACCGTCGTGGTGAGGGACAGTCGCTAGGTAATCTTGGAATTACTTACTCTTTCCTTGGTAAATATGACAAAGCGATCGAGTTCCATCTACGAAGTCTAGCGATCAAACGGGAAATCAAAGACCGTCTAGGAGAGGGGCGTTCACTGGGAAATCTAGGAATCTCATACTATTCTCTTGGCAAATATGACAAAGCGATCGAATTTCATCTGCAAAGATTAGCGATCGCGCAAGAAATTAAAGACCGTCTAGGTGAAGGACAGTCGCTAGGGAATCTGGGAAATACTTACGATTCTCTCGACAAGTATGACAAAGCGATCGAGTTCCATCTACGAAGCCTAGCGATCAAACGGGAAATCAAAGACCGTAGCGGTGAAATGGGTGGACTCAATAATTTAGCCGTTACTTACAAAAAACTCAATCGAGATCAAGAAGCAATGATTTCTTATCAGCAAGCACTGACCATTGCTAGGGAAATTAGAGACCGAAGTGTCGAGGGTTTAACCCTTGCAAATATAGGGAATTTATCATCTAAAGCCAATCATCTTGAACTTGCCATTGTCTTTTACAAACAATCGATCAATGTCCGCGAAGCAATCCGCAAAGACATTCGCAAACTCGACAAAGACATTCAACAATCCTATTTAGAGACTATCTCTAGTAGCTATAAACGTCTCGCGGATCTACTGATTCAGCAAGATCGCATTATAGAAGCCTTGCAAGTTCTCGATCTCCTCAAAGTTCAAGAACTCGAAGACTACTTCAAAAATATCAAAGGCAGCGATAGATCGGCGCAGGGTGTCAGACTTTTAGAAACAGAGAAGGCTATTAGCGATAAGCTGTTAGCGGTTAGCTTTGAGAATAGTCCTCAAATTAGCAGCCAACTTGCAAAACAGATCCAACAACTTCCTAAATCCGAAATCAACAAAGTACCCGACTATCTTCAGAAAATTCCTCAAGGAACAGCTTTACTTTATCCTCTGATTTTAGGAGACAGACTCGAAATTATCCTCTTCTCACCCAACACCATTCCCATCAGCCGCACCGTCAAAATCTCGCAAAAAGAACTAGAAACCCTAGTGATTGATTTTAGAGCGGCACTAATTGATGCTGGCTCTGAAGATGTCCAAGAACCTGCCACACAACTCTACCAATTGCTAATTAAACCTATCGAAGCCGAACTAGTCCAAGCTAAAACCACTACAATTCTGTATGCACCCGATGGCATCTTGCGATATATTCCCATCGCCGCACTCTATGACGGCAAACAATGGCTAGCAGAGAAATATCGCATTAGTAATCTGATCGCCTACAGTCTCTTTGACTTTTCTGCACAACCTAAAAACTCACCCAAAATCCTCGCAGGAGCTTTTGGCGGTAAAGCAGGAGAGAAAAAGTTTGGACAAACAGCCTTACCCGCAACCATCAGGGAAGTCCAAGCGATCGCCAACTCTTTTAATAACTCAGTCACACTCATCGAAGATCAATTCAGCCGTCAAGCGATCGAATCAAAATTTAAAAACCATAATATTCTGCATCTCGCCACCCATGCCGAATTTAACATAGGTGTCCCAGATAACTCCTTCATCATTTTCGGCAACGGCGACAAAATCCGTCTCAATGAAATCACCGATTGGCAAATTCCAAATATCGATTTGATCGTGCTAAGTGCTTGTCAGACTGGAGTTGGTAAATTGGGTGATGGTGTGGAAATCTTAGGATTTGGCTACCAAGTGCAGAAAGCAGGAGCAAAACAGGCGATCGCCTCTCTTTGGAAAGTCGATGATGCAGGCACACAAGCACTCATGAGTGCCTTTTATGGTGAACTTCAAAAAGGTGATGTCACGGTTACGGAAGCATTACGCCGAGCGCAAATTGCCTTGATCAAATCCCCACAATACAATCATCCTAATTATTGGTCAGCATTCTTTGCGATCGGTAATGGGTTGTAA
- a CDS encoding phosphoribulokinase, with amino-acid sequence MSKKHPVISVTGSSGAGTSTVKRAFEHIFLMENIKAAIVEGDSYHKYNRLEMREVMKQATAEGRNMSHFGLEANVLDKLEALFKEYGETGNGQRRYYLHSTEEAEFHNDRLGTEAKPGEFTPWESIESGTDMLFYEGLHGGIVAKDIDVAKYVDLLVGVVPIVNLEWIQKIHRDNAERGYSAEAIVDTILRRMPDYVNYIAPQFSNTHINFQRVPTVDTSNPFICRDIPTLDESFVIIHTNRCFREKFHIDFPYLLDMIHDSFMSRHTTLVVPGGKMGFAMELILQPLIDSMLIESKKLRS; translated from the coding sequence TTGTCTAAAAAACATCCAGTTATTTCTGTAACAGGTTCATCTGGGGCTGGTACTAGTACGGTCAAACGTGCTTTTGAACATATTTTTTTGATGGAGAATATTAAGGCAGCGATCGTTGAAGGCGATAGCTATCACAAATATAACCGTCTAGAAATGCGTGAAGTGATGAAACAAGCTACGGCTGAAGGGCGCAACATGAGTCACTTCGGCTTAGAAGCCAACGTGTTAGATAAGCTCGAAGCACTTTTTAAAGAATATGGCGAAACAGGTAATGGTCAAAGACGCTACTACCTGCACAGTACTGAAGAGGCCGAGTTTCACAATGATCGCCTAGGTACTGAGGCAAAACCTGGGGAATTCACTCCTTGGGAAAGCATCGAATCTGGTACAGATATGCTTTTCTATGAAGGTTTGCATGGTGGTATTGTTGCCAAAGATATTGACGTTGCTAAGTATGTTGATCTATTAGTGGGCGTAGTTCCCATTGTAAATTTAGAATGGATTCAAAAAATCCATCGCGATAATGCTGAACGTGGCTACAGTGCTGAAGCGATCGTTGATACCATTTTGCGTCGGATGCCAGACTATGTAAATTACATCGCGCCTCAGTTCTCCAATACTCACATCAACTTCCAGCGTGTTCCGACCGTTGATACTTCCAATCCTTTCATCTGTCGTGATATTCCCACCCTTGATGAAAGCTTTGTCATCATTCACACCAATCGTTGCTTCCGTGAGAAGTTCCATATTGACTTCCCTTATCTACTAGACATGATCCATGATTCCTTCATGTCTCGCCACACGACTTTGGTTGTCCCTGGTGGCAAGATGGGTTTTGCGATGGAGTTGATTCTTCAGCCACTCATTGACTCAATGTTAATTGAATCGAAAAAGCTGCGATCTTAA
- the dusB gene encoding tRNA dihydrouridine synthase DusB, protein MISGLSKLPQKFTEPLTIGNVILQSRVLQSPLSGVTDLVFRRLVRRYAPDSMLYTEMISATDLHHMKSLPKLMEIDRYETPISIQLFDCRPDFLAEAAQKAVAEGADTVDINMGCPVNKITKKGGGSSLLRQPELAAQIVRSVVDAVDIPVTVKTRIGWDDAEITILDFAKRMEDSGAKMITVHARTRSQGYTGNAKWEWIRKVKEVLTIPVIANGDIFSVEAAIACLEQTGADGVMCSRGTLGYPFLVGEVDHFLKTGEYLPKPTPIQCLEVAKEHLQGLWDYKGIRGIRQSRKHMTWYAKGFVGAAALRDRLCRIESVQDGFDCLDEAIAKLARHQEDFGILSDEDMAEMIAMKQ, encoded by the coding sequence ATGATTTCTGGTCTATCAAAATTACCGCAAAAGTTCACTGAACCTCTAACTATTGGCAATGTCATCCTCCAAAGTCGAGTGTTGCAATCGCCATTATCGGGGGTGACGGACTTGGTGTTTCGGCGGTTAGTGCGGCGGTATGCTCCTGATTCGATGCTCTATACCGAGATGATCAGCGCGACAGATTTGCATCACATGAAGTCTTTACCCAAGTTGATGGAGATCGATCGCTATGAAACACCAATTAGTATTCAGCTTTTTGATTGTCGTCCCGATTTTTTGGCAGAGGCGGCGCAAAAGGCAGTTGCTGAGGGTGCGGATACTGTAGATATTAATATGGGCTGTCCTGTTAATAAAATCACCAAAAAAGGTGGTGGCTCGTCTCTGTTACGTCAGCCAGAGCTTGCCGCGCAAATTGTGAGATCAGTGGTTGATGCTGTCGATATTCCTGTGACCGTGAAAACGCGGATCGGTTGGGACGATGCCGAAATTACGATTTTGGACTTTGCTAAGCGCATGGAGGATTCGGGGGCAAAGATGATCACCGTCCATGCTAGAACGCGATCGCAGGGCTATACAGGTAACGCTAAGTGGGAATGGATTCGTAAAGTGAAAGAGGTGCTGACGATTCCTGTGATTGCCAATGGGGATATTTTCTCGGTAGAGGCGGCGATCGCTTGTTTAGAGCAAACTGGTGCGGATGGGGTGATGTGTTCACGCGGGACTCTGGGCTATCCGTTTTTAGTGGGCGAGGTCGATCATTTTTTAAAAACGGGTGAATATTTACCTAAGCCAACACCTATTCAATGTTTAGAAGTTGCCAAAGAGCATTTACAGGGGCTGTGGGATTACAAAGGTATCCGTGGCATTCGTCAATCCCGTAAACATATGACTTGGTATGCCAAGGGTTTTGTGGGGGCGGCGGCTCTGCGCGATCGCCTCTGTCGGATTGAGTCGGTGCAAGATGGCTTTGATTGTTTAGATGAGGCGATCGCCAAATTGGCTCGTCATCAGGAGGATTTTGGGATACTTTCAGATGAAGATATGGCAGAAATGATCGCCATGAAGCAATAA
- the lptC gene encoding LPS export ABC transporter periplasmic protein LptC — protein MQQIFSRRNLRLFIIIFVLTVLMFGLGWFIFLRPEISSLNKTAQTAGSSLQNITLTEFDTNGKLLWEIQAKRANYREDRKIADVEDVEGKFYRDGELLMETTGDKGTIDQISKEISLDGNIKAIAVQEKINMKADRMVWKSEEDLLKATGKIQIDKPEDKLIMTGKELTAKPSTNVYSLEKQVVVTAVEPPLEMKSEKVTWDAKSDRVFTDVPISVIQIKDKLQLTANKGNWDIQKKEVTFTGDIKAKDPNLDVDIEAAQAIWNLEKKLVTLPVAFTGTSKGRGIVVKAQKGEAQIEKEQINLTGQVSASFSSTQGVVNADKVEWLIPTKTITAEGNIVYKQPDKNLNVSGDRAVANLESQTVTVTGTNVFSTLNP, from the coding sequence ATGCAACAAATATTTAGTCGTCGTAATTTGCGCCTGTTTATCATCATCTTTGTGTTAACGGTGCTGATGTTTGGGCTGGGGTGGTTTATATTTTTGCGCCCCGAAATTTCTAGCCTCAATAAAACCGCCCAAACTGCTGGCTCTAGCCTTCAAAACATTACCCTCACCGAATTTGATACAAATGGCAAACTGCTTTGGGAAATTCAAGCCAAACGCGCTAACTATCGGGAAGATCGCAAAATTGCCGATGTGGAAGATGTAGAAGGGAAATTTTATCGCGATGGGGAATTGCTGATGGAAACCACTGGCGATAAGGGAACTATCGATCAAATTAGCAAAGAAATTTCCCTAGATGGCAATATTAAGGCGATCGCTGTCCAAGAAAAGATCAATATGAAAGCCGATCGTATGGTCTGGAAATCGGAAGAAGATCTGCTCAAAGCCACAGGCAAAATTCAGATTGATAAGCCTGAGGACAAGCTGATCATGACAGGCAAAGAATTAACGGCTAAACCTAGTACTAATGTGTACAGCCTAGAAAAACAAGTAGTTGTGACTGCGGTGGAACCACCATTAGAAATGAAGAGTGAGAAAGTCACTTGGGATGCCAAGAGCGATCGCGTGTTCACGGATGTTCCAATTTCTGTGATTCAAATTAAAGATAAATTGCAACTAACTGCCAATAAAGGCAATTGGGATATTCAGAAAAAGGAAGTTACTTTCACGGGTGATATCAAAGCTAAAGATCCCAATCTAGATGTTGACATTGAGGCGGCTCAAGCCATTTGGAATCTTGAGAAAAAGTTGGTAACTCTACCAGTAGCCTTTACTGGAACTAGTAAAGGTCGGGGCATTGTTGTGAAGGCGCAAAAGGGAGAAGCTCAAATCGAAAAGGAACAGATTAATCTTACGGGTCAAGTATCGGCAAGTTTTAGTTCTACTCAAGGTGTTGTTAATGCCGACAAAGTGGAATGGCTAATTCCCACAAAAACGATTACAGCCGAGGGCAATATCGTCTATAAACAACCAGATAAGAATCTTAATGTTAGCGGCGATCGCGCTGTAGCGAACCTCGAATCGCAGACTGTCACAGTCACAGGTACAAATGTCTTTTCCACTCTCAATCCCTAA
- a CDS encoding Rid family detoxifying hydrolase: protein MSQKEVIRSVNAPDPVGPYNQAIAVSAASKLIFMAGQIAINPAVGKIVATNVEEQAEQVIKNIQAVLAEAGADITNVIKTTVFLADMADFPKVNAIYGKYFLAPFPARSTVQVARLPLDALVEIECIVAI, encoded by the coding sequence ATGAGTCAAAAAGAAGTAATCCGTAGCGTTAATGCTCCTGACCCAGTGGGTCCCTATAACCAAGCGATCGCTGTTTCCGCTGCTAGTAAGTTAATTTTCATGGCGGGACAAATTGCGATCAATCCTGCCGTTGGCAAAATTGTTGCTACCAATGTTGAAGAACAAGCAGAACAGGTAATCAAGAATATTCAAGCCGTTCTTGCTGAGGCAGGCGCAGACATCACCAATGTGATTAAAACTACCGTATTTCTAGCTGATATGGCAGATTTCCCCAAAGTAAATGCGATCTACGGCAAGTATTTTCTAGCTCCATTCCCAGCCCGTTCTACGGTTCAAGTCGCTCGACTTCCCCTCGATGCTCTTGTCGAAATTGAGTGCATTGTCGCCATCTAG